A genomic stretch from Ignavibacteriota bacterium includes:
- a CDS encoding T9SS type A sorting domain-containing protein, with protein MKMATSIIALLIAITVIGSVDTFAQLPIQNYVQTFNGTSGLGTGQALPSGWLITRSPNNYRYVTGYSNTSQTYYDVDYVVGSYPLPLGSNMYHNARSDNASVDLEYDPMNPTADRALAVRPRSNAYSQNVMVQLYNNYNYDLTGMEVAYELEKYRNDVNATGTLVQMYYTFNGSPTSFSETNTDPTLGWVAVTNTAKLFNPDASNSNAVNGYPISKIPVSSTIDFGSYLLAPNASIYLAVVFSPGDPSNQGGNNAHNCQIWGLDNFGITKPLPVELTAFTANRLNGKVQLNWRTSTEKNNHGFFVERSYNRQTWENLGFVDGHGTVNTPQQYSFTDAPRADATVSYRLRQVDRDGKYEYSTVVSVAAQRGSFNLVRNFPNPFNPSTNITFSLQQTETISLSVFDAAGREVAVVYDAQLLDAGQHTVSFDATALPSGIYYAHLFSSAGITTARMVLEK; from the coding sequence ATGAAAATGGCAACCAGCATCATCGCCCTGCTCATTGCGATCACCGTGATTGGAAGCGTTGATACATTCGCGCAACTGCCGATTCAGAACTACGTGCAGACATTCAACGGCACCAGCGGTCTCGGAACCGGCCAGGCCCTTCCGTCAGGTTGGCTGATCACTCGTTCACCGAACAACTATCGGTATGTGACCGGCTACAGCAACACCAGCCAGACATACTACGATGTCGATTATGTTGTCGGTTCATATCCCCTCCCTCTGGGCAGCAACATGTATCACAACGCCCGCTCGGACAACGCCTCTGTCGATCTTGAATATGATCCGATGAATCCAACCGCCGACCGTGCCCTCGCAGTGCGCCCCCGCTCGAACGCGTACAGCCAAAACGTGATGGTGCAGTTGTACAACAACTACAACTACGACCTCACGGGCATGGAAGTCGCCTACGAACTCGAAAAATATCGTAACGATGTAAACGCGACAGGGACACTCGTCCAGATGTATTACACCTTTAACGGCTCTCCCACGTCGTTTTCCGAGACCAACACCGATCCGACATTGGGCTGGGTTGCAGTCACGAACACGGCGAAACTCTTCAACCCCGATGCGAGCAACTCGAACGCGGTGAACGGCTATCCCATCTCGAAGATCCCCGTTTCGTCAACCATCGATTTTGGCAGCTATCTCCTCGCCCCGAATGCGAGCATTTATCTTGCGGTCGTTTTCTCACCAGGCGATCCGTCGAATCAGGGTGGAAACAACGCGCACAATTGCCAGATTTGGGGTCTCGACAACTTCGGAATTACCAAGCCGCTCCCTGTCGAGCTGACCGCATTCACTGCCAACCGTCTGAACGGCAAGGTGCAGTTGAACTGGCGCACCTCGACAGAAAAGAATAATCACGGCTTCTTCGTCGAGCGCTCATACAACCGTCAGACCTGGGAAAACCTCGGCTTCGTCGACGGCCACGGCACAGTGAACACACCGCAGCAGTATAGCTTCACCGACGCCCCGCGCGCCGATGCGACAGTGTCGTACCGCCTGCGCCAGGTCGATCGCGACGGAAAATACGAGTACTCGACCGTGGTGTCGGTTGCCGCACAGCGCGGATCCTTCAATCTGGTTCGCAACTTCCCGAATCCTTTCAACCCGTCCACCAACATCACATTCTCCCTGCAGCAGACCGAGACGATTTCGCTCAGCGTGTTCGACGCGGCCGGACGTGAAGTGGCGGTTGTGTACGATGCGCAGCTTCTCGACGCCGGTCAGCACACGGTTTCCTTCGACGCCACTGCACTGCCGAGCGGCATATACTATGCACACCTCTTCTCGTCGG
- a CDS encoding thioredoxin family protein — MTFRTFTLFSFVSLLTIGAASSLWAQEVATWSASIEQSSVKPGEQVLVKVRAVINEKWHIYSATPMEEGPEATSIEFSASSALKRKGAIRQPKPIVKFDEAFSLNTEFFEKKVTFSVPAVVKSNAKPGEQKAVVEVTFMACNDRLCIPPKTIEVPLSLTVGEADPGSVAADETADDTTATIAADTKSSGTSVTTTPPASQSLGYGDQGDVERARSEGLWAYIGLAMSVGALSLLTPCVFPMIPITVSFFTKREQATRGRSVRDALIYSFGIIFTFTVLGILLAVFAGASGINEFAANPWINVIIALIFIVFALNLFGLFEIVVPSGILTKLTERSGSGQGIVSLLLMGLTFTLTSFTCTVPFIGTVMVAAASGEIWWSVVGMLAFSTVFAFPFFLLALFPSWLKSMPKSGGWLNSVKVVMGFLELAAAMKFLSNVDLILSMGILSRDLFLSFWVGIGAITTSYLLGLFQLPHDSKVERIGVMRMMFSVFFLGITVFLYTGLGGKPLGEIDAFLPPIQYQETIEAARGSSASLSSEEAGGTKDVWMADYAKALEKAKAESKPVFIDFTGFSCTNCRWMEANIFTRGDVKSLLDKFVMVRLYTDGRGEQYDRNRVLQESRFGTVALPLYVIMSSDDTHLGTFPGLTRKPEEFVSFLQAGLRDASKKAS, encoded by the coding sequence ATGACATTCCGCACTTTCACACTGTTCAGTTTTGTATCTCTATTAACGATCGGAGCGGCCTCTTCGCTATGGGCGCAGGAAGTGGCCACATGGTCGGCTTCGATCGAGCAATCCTCGGTGAAACCGGGCGAACAGGTGCTAGTGAAAGTGAGGGCGGTAATTAACGAGAAGTGGCATATCTACTCGGCCACTCCGATGGAAGAAGGACCGGAAGCAACAAGTATCGAGTTCTCTGCGTCATCCGCCCTGAAACGCAAGGGTGCGATTCGGCAACCGAAACCGATCGTGAAATTTGACGAGGCGTTCAGTCTCAATACCGAATTCTTCGAAAAAAAGGTCACATTTTCGGTGCCTGCGGTGGTGAAGAGCAACGCCAAACCCGGTGAGCAGAAGGCCGTTGTCGAAGTGACCTTTATGGCCTGCAACGACCGGCTCTGTATTCCGCCGAAAACGATAGAAGTTCCGTTATCACTCACCGTGGGCGAAGCGGACCCGGGTTCGGTGGCGGCCGATGAAACCGCTGATGATACAACCGCGACGATCGCGGCTGACACGAAGAGCAGCGGCACATCCGTTACAACCACGCCTCCCGCCTCCCAGTCACTAGGGTATGGGGACCAGGGAGATGTGGAACGGGCGCGCAGCGAGGGACTCTGGGCCTACATAGGACTCGCAATGTCCGTTGGTGCCTTGTCGCTGCTGACCCCGTGTGTGTTCCCTATGATCCCGATCACCGTGTCCTTCTTTACTAAACGCGAGCAGGCCACGCGCGGGCGTAGTGTACGCGACGCGCTGATCTATTCCTTCGGCATCATTTTCACCTTCACGGTGCTAGGCATACTGCTCGCGGTATTCGCCGGCGCGTCCGGTATCAACGAGTTCGCCGCGAATCCGTGGATCAACGTGATCATCGCGCTGATATTCATTGTCTTTGCACTGAATCTGTTCGGACTCTTCGAAATCGTCGTACCGTCCGGAATTCTGACAAAACTCACGGAAAGGTCCGGCAGCGGGCAGGGTATCGTCAGTCTGCTGCTCATGGGACTCACGTTTACCCTCACCAGTTTCACCTGCACCGTGCCCTTTATTGGTACAGTGATGGTGGCCGCCGCTTCGGGTGAAATCTGGTGGTCCGTCGTCGGCATGCTCGCGTTTTCCACGGTCTTTGCCTTTCCGTTTTTCCTGCTCGCACTCTTCCCCTCGTGGCTCAAATCCATGCCGAAGAGCGGCGGATGGTTGAACTCGGTGAAGGTGGTGATGGGTTTCCTCGAACTTGCAGCCGCCATGAAATTCCTCTCGAATGTGGATCTGATCCTGAGTATGGGAATACTCAGCCGCGACCTCTTCCTCTCGTTCTGGGTGGGCATCGGCGCCATCACCACATCGTATCTGCTGGGCCTCTTCCAGCTTCCGCATGACTCCAAGGTCGAACGCATCGGTGTCATGCGTATGATGTTCAGCGTGTTTTTCCTCGGCATCACGGTATTTCTGTATACCGGACTCGGCGGGAAACCTCTCGGTGAAATCGATGCGTTTCTGCCCCCGATACAATACCAGGAGACCATAGAGGCCGCGCGCGGATCCTCGGCCTCGCTCTCCAGTGAGGAGGCCGGGGGAACGAAGGACGTGTGGATGGCCGACTATGCCAAAGCCCTCGAGAAGGCCAAGGCGGAATCCAAACCCGTGTTTATCGACTTCACGGGATTCTCCTGCACGAACTGCCGCTGGATGGAGGCGAACATCTTCACACGTGGCGATGTAAAGTCCCTGCTCGACAAATTTGTGATGGTCCGTCTGTATACCGACGGGCGCGGCGAGCAATACGACCGGAACAGGGTGCTTCAGGAGTCGCGCTTCGGCACTGTTGCGCTTCCGCTCTACGTCATCATGAGCTCCGATGACACACATCTCGGCACCTTCCCCGGACTGACCAGAAAACCGGAGGAGTTTGTCTCTTTCCTCCAGGCCGGACTCCGCGACGCGTCGAAAAAAGCGTCCTGA
- a CDS encoding type 2 isopentenyl-diphosphate Delta-isomerase translates to MSAIPSRKREHVELSLGTSALYQDKTNGFEFWDFEHVALPELDFDEIDTSTEFLGKRLAFPLVVTGMTGGYADAGRINVALAEACEQARVALGVGSQRQMLLSDEHVATFRVVRDHAPGIPVLANIGGAEVARMRNADDALRLVDCIGADALAVHLNPLQEFLQPEGNPQFRGVLAGISMLVRALPVPVVVKEVGAGITAAVARRLHDAGVRIIDVSGAGGTSWARIEAMRRAAHLPTVSSAFLEWGVPTAEALRDVHAAGLEGTWLIASGGIVDGVMIAKAVAMGATLAGAARPVLAALDAGGPEGLAALFASWKNDVQGVMFLTGAATVAELATRPLRRSIHTSGQPS, encoded by the coding sequence ATGAGCGCCATTCCTTCGAGGAAGCGTGAACACGTCGAGCTGAGTCTGGGCACTTCGGCCCTGTATCAGGACAAAACGAACGGCTTCGAGTTCTGGGACTTCGAGCATGTCGCACTGCCTGAACTCGATTTCGACGAGATAGATACAAGCACGGAATTTCTCGGGAAGCGTCTCGCCTTTCCTCTCGTCGTCACAGGCATGACTGGTGGCTACGCGGACGCCGGACGAATCAACGTCGCGCTGGCGGAAGCATGCGAGCAGGCGCGGGTGGCGCTCGGCGTCGGCAGCCAGAGGCAGATGCTGCTGTCGGATGAACATGTCGCCACGTTCCGTGTTGTGCGCGATCATGCGCCGGGCATTCCTGTGCTCGCAAATATAGGCGGCGCCGAAGTCGCGCGGATGCGCAACGCCGATGATGCACTCCGGCTTGTCGACTGCATCGGAGCCGACGCCCTTGCCGTGCATCTCAATCCGCTGCAGGAGTTTCTCCAGCCGGAAGGCAATCCGCAATTCCGCGGAGTTCTTGCGGGTATCTCGATGCTCGTCCGAGCACTGCCTGTGCCGGTCGTTGTGAAAGAAGTCGGTGCGGGTATCACCGCAGCCGTGGCGCGCCGTCTCCATGACGCAGGGGTGCGTATTATCGATGTGTCCGGCGCCGGAGGCACAAGCTGGGCACGTATCGAAGCCATGCGCCGCGCGGCCCATCTGCCCACGGTTTCTTCCGCGTTCCTCGAGTGGGGTGTCCCCACAGCGGAGGCGCTGCGCGACGTACACGCCGCCGGACTCGAGGGAACCTGGCTCATCGCGTCGGGCGGCATTGTCGACGGAGTGATGATCGCGAAGGCGGTTGCCATGGGTGCAACGCTGGCCGGAGCCGCGCGTCCCGTGCTCGCCGCTCTCGATGCAGGCGGACCGGAAGGACTCGCGGCATTGTTCGCGAGTTGGAAAAATGACGTGCAGGGCGTTATGTTTCTCACTGGCGCCGCCACCGTTGCCGAATTGGCAACCCGACCGTTGCGGCGCTCCATCCACACATCCGGGCAACCTTCATGA
- a CDS encoding polyprenyl synthetase family protein produces MSAYDERYALLRSRIDERLASVITKHEPRSMYEPARYVLGSGGKRIRPVLVMLACEAVGGDADHAVDAGVAVEILHNFTLVHDDIMDNADQRRGRDTVHKKWDVNIAILVGDELIGIAYESLLRTQQGDIRELTRVFTQGMIDVCEGQSYDKEFESHICVTEDEYLMMIGKKTGQLVTMSADMGAIIGNAPPQWRNALREYASSVGRAFQIQDDLLDVVADEKEFGKSIGGDILEGKKTFLLVTALGIAKGEDLDILMRVASKHPPTPNLVSEVTGVYERLGVLDIARERIRRDTAAAVTALEALPPGRGTEMLTWFADMLLRRNF; encoded by the coding sequence ATGAGCGCATACGACGAACGCTACGCGCTGCTCCGCTCGCGTATTGACGAGCGGCTCGCGTCGGTGATAACGAAGCACGAACCGCGCTCCATGTACGAACCGGCGCGCTACGTGCTCGGGAGCGGGGGGAAGCGTATACGGCCCGTGTTGGTCATGCTTGCCTGTGAGGCCGTGGGAGGTGACGCGGACCACGCAGTGGACGCGGGTGTCGCCGTCGAGATCCTGCACAACTTCACACTTGTACATGACGATATCATGGACAACGCGGATCAGCGCCGCGGTCGCGATACGGTTCACAAAAAATGGGATGTGAATATCGCAATTCTTGTCGGTGATGAACTCATCGGCATCGCCTACGAATCCCTCCTCCGCACACAGCAGGGCGATATACGGGAATTAACACGCGTATTCACGCAAGGCATGATAGACGTGTGTGAGGGGCAGAGTTACGACAAGGAGTTCGAGTCGCATATCTGTGTCACCGAGGACGAATACCTCATGATGATCGGGAAAAAGACGGGCCAGCTCGTCACCATGTCGGCCGACATGGGCGCGATCATCGGAAACGCGCCGCCTCAGTGGCGGAACGCGCTGCGCGAGTATGCAAGTTCTGTGGGGCGTGCATTTCAGATTCAGGACGATCTGCTCGATGTCGTGGCCGACGAGAAGGAATTCGGCAAATCGATCGGGGGAGACATTCTCGAAGGAAAAAAAACATTCCTGCTCGTCACCGCCCTGGGGATTGCGAAGGGTGAGGATCTCGACATCCTGATGCGTGTCGCCTCGAAGCACCCACCGACACCAAACCTCGTGTCGGAAGTGACCGGCGTGTATGAGCGATTGGGCGTTCTCGACATCGCGCGCGAAAGAATCCGTCGAGATACTGCCGCCGCGGTCACCGCGCTCGAGGCGTTGCCGCCCGGACGAGGAACCGAGATGCTCACATGGTTTGCGGATATGCTCCTCCGCAGAAATTTTTGA
- a CDS encoding HPr family phosphocarrier protein encodes MIEREVTIKNKAGLHTRPAAQLVKLSSRFQSDFFIQKDGFEINGKSIIGVMTLAAERGARLTLVFDGADEAEAAREICHLFDEGFGEA; translated from the coding sequence GTGATCGAACGCGAAGTGACCATCAAGAACAAGGCGGGTCTGCACACACGTCCCGCCGCGCAGCTCGTGAAGCTTTCGTCCCGTTTCCAGTCGGATTTTTTTATTCAAAAGGACGGTTTCGAAATCAACGGCAAGAGCATCATCGGCGTCATGACACTCGCCGCCGAGAGAGGCGCCCGTCTGACGCTCGTCTTTGACGGGGCCGACGAGGCGGAAGCTGCTCGCGAAATATGTCACCTGTTCGATGAGGGCTTCGGTGAGGCCTGA
- the ptsP gene encoding phosphoenolpyruvate--protein phosphotransferase, translating to MRPDLPVEPAKGGVEDARVLEERVLVGLPAAGGVVIGPAYVYEREEVYVTERALSLEEVDAELQLLGEALERANRELTKIIEFAQAKLDSDASAIFEMQIMLLNDVELGKALERRIREERKNADFLIHQEFERYKAMLLRTNNPLFSERTADLDDVAQRLLRALQKKRLHANIEGKHVVIADVLTPADTVLFLRNDVLGYATNLGGITSHAAILARSLKVPAVVGAHDATETIRTGDTVILDGQLGRIILHPSPETIAEYRGKIDRIHEIETRLEKLVGLPCVTPDGHKVELSANAEFVNEVEYVLAQGSKGIGLYRTEHLSILEGEFPSEQEQYVAYSSIAQSMYPQSVIIRTFDLGGDKFMVQARKEDNPSLGWRGIRVMLDKPEEFRAQLRAILRASVTGNIKIMFPMISGLAELREARAHFDAAKAELQAQGCPFDDAMEVGIMIEVPSAVLLADVFARAVDFFSIGTNDLVQYLLAVDRNNDLITNLYQEFHPSVIRAIKHVIDTAHAHGKWVGLCGEMGGNPLGTILLLGLGLDEFSMVPSMIPTIKGIIRETRYEDAKNFAEEVLRCHTTAETKRLLASAFRERFPHLASMYILNGAMNT from the coding sequence GTGAGGCCTGATCTGCCCGTGGAGCCCGCGAAGGGCGGCGTCGAGGACGCACGCGTGCTCGAGGAGCGAGTGCTGGTGGGTCTGCCCGCCGCGGGCGGTGTGGTCATAGGCCCCGCCTATGTGTACGAACGCGAGGAAGTGTACGTGACCGAGCGCGCGCTCAGTCTCGAAGAGGTGGACGCCGAACTGCAGTTGCTCGGCGAGGCGCTCGAGCGCGCGAACAGGGAACTGACCAAGATCATCGAATTTGCGCAGGCAAAACTCGACAGTGACGCATCCGCCATTTTCGAGATGCAGATCATGCTGCTCAACGATGTGGAACTCGGCAAGGCGCTCGAGCGACGCATCCGTGAGGAGCGCAAGAACGCGGATTTCCTGATCCATCAGGAATTCGAGCGGTACAAGGCGATGCTGCTGCGCACCAACAATCCGCTGTTCAGCGAAAGGACGGCCGACCTCGACGACGTGGCCCAGCGCCTGCTCCGCGCGCTGCAGAAGAAACGTCTACACGCCAACATCGAGGGCAAACACGTTGTCATCGCCGACGTTCTTACACCCGCGGACACGGTGCTCTTTCTCCGCAATGACGTGCTCGGCTACGCGACAAATTTGGGAGGCATCACGTCCCACGCGGCTATTCTCGCCCGCTCGCTGAAAGTGCCCGCGGTGGTCGGAGCACACGACGCCACCGAGACCATCCGCACGGGCGATACGGTGATCCTCGATGGTCAGCTCGGGCGCATTATCCTGCATCCCTCTCCCGAAACCATTGCGGAGTACCGCGGGAAAATCGATCGCATTCATGAGATCGAGACGCGGCTCGAAAAACTCGTGGGTCTGCCCTGCGTCACGCCCGATGGTCATAAGGTGGAACTTTCGGCGAACGCGGAATTTGTGAACGAGGTCGAATACGTTCTCGCGCAGGGATCGAAGGGGATCGGGCTGTACCGCACCGAGCATCTCTCGATTCTCGAAGGGGAATTTCCTTCCGAGCAGGAACAGTATGTCGCCTACAGCTCCATCGCACAATCGATGTACCCGCAGTCGGTGATCATCCGCACCTTCGATCTCGGCGGCGACAAATTCATGGTCCAAGCCCGCAAGGAGGATAATCCCTCGCTCGGCTGGCGCGGCATTCGCGTGATGCTCGACAAGCCCGAAGAATTCCGCGCGCAGCTTCGCGCCATACTGCGCGCCTCCGTCACCGGCAACATCAAGATCATGTTTCCGATGATCTCCGGGCTTGCCGAACTGCGGGAGGCGCGCGCGCACTTCGACGCGGCCAAGGCCGAGCTGCAGGCGCAGGGGTGTCCGTTCGACGATGCGATGGAAGTGGGCATCATGATCGAAGTGCCCTCGGCGGTGCTGCTGGCGGATGTATTTGCCCGCGCGGTCGATTTTTTCAGCATCGGCACAAACGATCTGGTTCAATATCTGCTGGCTGTGGACCGCAACAACGACCTCATCACGAACCTCTATCAGGAATTCCACCCATCCGTGATCCGCGCCATCAAACATGTGATCGACACGGCGCACGCGCATGGCAAGTGGGTGGGGCTCTGCGGCGAGATGGGAGGGAATCCGCTCGGCACCATTCTGCTGCTCGGACTCGGACTCGACGAATTCAGCATGGTGCCGTCCATGATCCCGACGATCAAGGGCATCATTCGCGAGACGCGGTACGAGGATGCAAAAAATTTTGCCGAGGAAGTGCTGCGTTGCCATACAACCGCCGAGACCAAACGCCTGCTTGCCTCCGCGTTCCGCGAGCGCTTCCCGCACCTCGCATCCATGTACATACTCAACGGCGCGATGAACACCTGA
- a CDS encoding glucose-6-phosphate isomerase has protein sequence MQDLLTLDDTRATAALDAAVLDTARAAARSALDTLRTRNGAGSEFLGWLDLPVQSAAGVDAVRDAAARIRGESDALIVVGIGGSYLGARAVIDACSPPHTQHDLDVYYAGHHLAGSDLAALLRALEHRSVSVNVISKSGTTTEPALAFRVIKNWMERRYGRDGAAKRIVATTDSARGALRGLADAEGYRSFIIPDDVGGRFSVLTPVGLLPIAAAGINIDALLAGARAFHATAFNASFETNIALRYAALRRAFAATGKNIEILAGFHPSFLMIAEWWKQLFGESEGKGGAGIFPAAVMNTTDLHSMGQYIQDGERRMFETFLLAESDGDDLLVPDTGDETDGLQYLAGQPFSWITLRAWEGTALAHESGGTPNLAIRLPSIRPDSIGALLYFFEIAVAISGYAMGVNPFDQPGVEDYKRNMFALLGKPGFEAERAALLARMK, from the coding sequence ATGCAGGATCTTCTGACTCTCGACGATACACGCGCCACAGCGGCACTCGATGCAGCCGTCCTCGACACCGCCCGCGCCGCAGCACGCAGCGCGCTCGACACCTTGCGCACCCGCAATGGCGCCGGATCCGAATTCCTCGGGTGGCTGGATCTGCCCGTGCAGTCCGCCGCGGGCGTCGATGCCGTACGCGACGCCGCTGCACGGATACGCGGTGAATCGGACGCACTGATCGTCGTCGGCATCGGCGGTTCGTATCTTGGAGCGCGCGCCGTCATCGACGCCTGTTCGCCGCCACACACACAACACGATCTCGACGTGTACTACGCGGGGCACCATCTCGCGGGCAGCGATCTCGCCGCCCTGCTGCGCGCCTTGGAACATCGTTCCGTCAGCGTCAATGTGATTTCCAAATCCGGCACCACCACCGAACCCGCGCTGGCCTTCCGCGTGATCAAGAATTGGATGGAACGGCGCTACGGGCGTGATGGCGCAGCGAAACGTATCGTCGCAACAACCGACTCCGCGCGCGGCGCCCTGCGCGGACTCGCGGATGCCGAGGGATATCGAAGCTTTATTATCCCCGACGACGTGGGCGGAAGATTTTCCGTGCTGACTCCCGTGGGATTGTTGCCCATTGCCGCAGCAGGCATCAACATCGACGCGCTGCTGGCCGGCGCGCGCGCCTTTCACGCAACGGCTTTCAACGCGTCTTTCGAAACAAACATCGCGTTGCGGTATGCCGCCCTGCGCCGCGCCTTTGCCGCCACGGGGAAGAACATCGAAATTTTGGCCGGCTTCCATCCCTCTTTCCTCATGATCGCCGAATGGTGGAAACAACTGTTCGGTGAGAGTGAAGGAAAGGGAGGCGCGGGAATTTTTCCCGCCGCGGTCATGAATACCACCGATCTGCATTCGATGGGCCAGTATATTCAGGATGGCGAGCGACGGATGTTCGAGACGTTCCTGCTTGCGGAATCGGACGGCGACGACCTTCTCGTGCCCGACACGGGAGACGAGACCGACGGTCTGCAATATCTGGCCGGACAACCGTTTTCGTGGATCACGCTGCGCGCCTGGGAAGGAACGGCGCTTGCGCACGAAAGCGGTGGCACACCGAATCTGGCAATCCGTCTTCCATCGATCCGGCCGGACAGCATCGGCGCCCTCCTGTATTTCTTCGAGATCGCCGTGGCCATTTCGGGCTACGCGATGGGCGTCAATCCCTTCGATCAACCCGGTGTGGAAGACTACAAGCGCAACATGTTCGCGCTTCTCGGCAAGCCCGGTTTCGAAGCCGAACGCGCAGCGCTACTGGCGCGAATGAAATAG
- a CDS encoding DoxX family protein: protein MKPFDTLVGWADIHHPQWLDYLRMLTGAVLLAKGLSFVLDSDTMQRILHDNGFGFLPVLFMHYVVIFQLAHSVLLMLGLLTRIAALAQLPIVLGACYALLVRPEFSAYQSDLWLALLMLFLLVIFAVTGGGRASVDHHIRLARAG from the coding sequence ATGAAACCGTTCGATACGCTTGTGGGTTGGGCGGATATTCATCATCCGCAATGGCTGGATTACTTGCGGATGCTGACGGGCGCGGTATTGCTCGCAAAGGGACTTTCTTTTGTGCTGGACAGCGACACGATGCAGCGAATCCTGCACGACAACGGCTTCGGTTTCCTTCCGGTGCTGTTCATGCATTACGTCGTGATTTTTCAGCTCGCGCATAGCGTCCTGCTTATGTTGGGATTGTTGACACGGATAGCCGCACTCGCGCAGCTTCCCATCGTGCTTGGTGCCTGTTACGCACTTCTCGTGCGGCCCGAATTCTCCGCGTACCAATCCGACCTCTGGCTTGCACTTCTCATGCTGTTCCTGCTCGTCATCTTTGCCGTGACGGGCGGAGGCCGCGCGTCGGTGGATCATCATATCCGCCTCGCACGCGCCGGCTGA
- a CDS encoding bifunctional phosphoglucose/phosphomannose isomerase, with amino-acid sequence MNNIDYAAARRMYDPTDQHGILRAFPDHIITGTAAADAAQLPTIDLSHLRGVAIAGMGGSAIGGDILRGLAAEGVPYPILVHRGYSLPACVGANWLVVVMSYSGGTEESLSAYDAAVQRGCTILCITSGDGFAGRVTRDGHAVIRIPGGLAPRFALGHLFFALLRCVERLGIVPDMTRERDETIAVARAAVARFADPAAPGNTALWYAEMLHGSLPVLYAGHTMLEPVLLRWRGQIEENAKMLAYGNMLPEMNHNEIVGWEKNPDLLQRISVLVLRTPDEHPRVALRFEATLGLLRPLAGRIEQIAATASTPLGRVFELVCLGDWISYYLAIGGGIDPFPIEKISSLKNALASA; translated from the coding sequence ATGAATAACATCGATTACGCGGCGGCGCGCCGCATGTACGATCCCACCGATCAGCACGGAATACTCCGCGCATTTCCCGATCACATCATCACGGGCACAGCCGCCGCCGACGCGGCGCAGCTCCCCACCATCGACCTCTCACATCTGCGTGGTGTCGCCATCGCGGGCATGGGCGGATCGGCCATCGGCGGGGATATTCTTCGCGGGCTCGCAGCGGAGGGTGTGCCGTATCCGATCCTCGTGCATCGGGGCTACAGCCTGCCCGCCTGTGTCGGCGCGAACTGGCTGGTGGTCGTGATGAGTTATTCGGGCGGGACGGAGGAATCACTCTCTGCGTACGATGCGGCCGTTCAGCGCGGCTGCACCATCCTCTGTATCACCTCGGGTGATGGATTCGCCGGGCGCGTCACTCGTGACGGACACGCCGTGATCCGCATTCCGGGTGGTCTGGCGCCGCGATTCGCGCTCGGGCATTTATTCTTCGCGCTTCTTCGCTGTGTCGAACGCCTCGGAATCGTTCCTGATATGACGCGAGAGCGCGACGAGACGATCGCCGTCGCACGCGCGGCAGTGGCGCGTTTTGCGGACCCCGCTGCTCCGGGAAACACGGCCCTGTGGTACGCGGAGATGCTTCACGGCTCGCTGCCTGTGCTCTATGCGGGGCACACGATGCTGGAGCCCGTGCTGTTGCGCTGGCGCGGACAGATCGAGGAAAATGCGAAGATGCTCGCCTACGGTAACATGCTGCCGGAAATGAACCACAACGAGATCGTCGGGTGGGAAAAAAATCCGGATCTGCTGCAACGCATTTCCGTGCTGGTGCTGCGCACGCCCGACGAGCATCCGCGCGTCGCGCTACGCTTCGAGGCCACACTCGGTCTGCTGCGTCCGCTCGCGGGTCGCATCGAACAGATCGCCGCAACGGCGTCGACACCGCTGGGCCGTGTTTTTGAGCTTGTCTGCCTCGGTGATTGGATCAGCTACTATCTCGCCATCGGCGGCGGCATCGATCCGTTTCCGATCGAAAAAATATCGTCACTGAAAAACGCGCTCGCCTCGGCCTGA